The sequence CTGATAGGTTATCATACAATCACACTTGTGGAGACTTAACCCGAAACATGACAACATGATATCAAATTCGTTGACCGAAGAACATCAACAAAATAAGTTTTATGCAAGGTAAAATGCTCCACCTTTTAAACGTGCGAAAGAAAGTGCTACAAAGTCCTCTTACAATTACGTTGATTATATTGCCCTGTCCATTTATTGAACTAAAAGGATGAAATCATTGTAGGTACCATAGTTATTTTTTTCCATATGAGCTCAAAACTTTTAcaaaattcatgcaattaattaatcatgaaTAGCCCTTAATTATATCTATAACTAATTCCTTGTGCCATAAAGTAGCACCAATTCATCTACAATCTGGATCAACAACACTTCAAGAATCTGTCCCCCAAATTGGACACATATATGCTCAAAATCTTCCAACTTCAAGATCTGGCCGTCCGTCCAGTCACAATCGATCTCGTCCACACTTTCTTGGGTCAACCTAAAGACTGCTTCCAACACATTTGCGCACTCATTTCTCGCTTTCTTCTCGTGAGTTTTGCTCTTCGTAATTGGCCTGATTTCTCCATTCTTTTGGGACAAGGAATGTTTCGTTGGACATATTTCGTGCGATGCTTCACCTACAATTAGACATGAAATCAAGAGAAAATTCTCCAAAATAAGAATGCCGACATGGTGTCAGACATTCGGCACTTCAAGAAAACCAGattaaatatacaaataaaaacaaattaccGCATTACGACCAAATTTTGAGTAACTAGAGGATCATGATCCTACACcgctttttgaaaattttacggCATAATCGATTGCATACCTCTTCCGGTTGGTTCAGGATGTATTTTCTTGATACCATGCacttttttcttcttcacatgcttCATAGTTGCCCTTCTTTCTCTAGAATCCATCGCTGGTTTGTTGATCACTGcccttttttctttcaaatttacCCTCGTTCTTCCATTAAAATCTTTCTTCGGAGTTGCCGAACCCGACTGAAGCTTCGCGCAAACGGATCTTCTCCCTTCCCCTGTCTCTATTTTTCTACCTTCAGGCAGCTTCTTGTTTACTGTTCTCTCTATAAACTTTTCACCATTTCTAGAATTTCCCCTGACCCTCTTCTCCATTTTCCCTTTCTCATATATTACGCTGGTCTTTCTTGCTACAATCTGCAGCTGATCTTCTCCGCATTCCACAGTTTCATCTACTTCCTCTAATGGGAACACTATGCCAAACTTATCGTCGAGTGCAAAAAGAGAAGGTACTTCTTGAAACGAAACAGAGGTTTTAACCCTCCTGTGCCGACGGTGACACCCTTGCTGTACTGGATCGATTTGCGAGAGAAAATCGATGGAATTCACCGACCTGCTTCTGAAGTAAGAACCCAAGGATTTCGAATTCTGTCTGGAAGACAAAGGGCTCGCTGGAAGCGAATCCAACCCCATTAATCTTGCTACAACTCCTGGCTTCGACGACGCAGCATCTTGTTTATTCACATGATTATAAGCCTCGGACCCCGAAGATTTTTCCGGGTTTCGACAATCGGTCTGCGCCGTGCACGACTTGATATTGAACTGGTCCGACGGATGTGTCGGCAGGCTGCCGGTGCAGAGCAAGCCGCGCAGAATGCCGGAGAAGCATTTGGCCGGAGTCTGATTCTCTGATGAAGTACTACTACTACTACAACCACTACCTTTCATGGCAGAGAATTCACACACAAACAAATTATTAAACACACAATGGATCGGAGTATGAATCTGTAGTGTTTGAAAATCGAAAAACCCGGAGCTAGATTTGAATCGAGTGAATGAAATGGAAATCTGATGAAT comes from Primulina huaijiensis isolate GDHJ02 chromosome 17, ASM1229523v2, whole genome shotgun sequence and encodes:
- the LOC140963066 gene encoding uncharacterized protein gives rise to the protein MKGSGCSSSSTSSENQTPAKCFSGILRGLLCTGSLPTHPSDQFNIKSCTAQTDCRNPEKSSGSEAYNHVNKQDAASSKPGVVARLMGLDSLPASPLSSRQNSKSLGSYFRSRSVNSIDFLSQIDPVQQGCHRRHRRVKTSVSFQEVPSLFALDDKFGIVFPLEEVDETVECGEDQLQIVARKTSVIYEKGKMEKRVRGNSRNGEKFIERTVNKKLPEGRKIETGEGRRSVCAKLQSGSATPKKDFNGRTRVNLKEKRAVINKPAMDSRERRATMKHVKKKKVHGIKKIHPEPTGRGEASHEICPTKHSLSQKNGEIRPITKSKTHEKKARNECANVLEAVFRLTQESVDEIDCDWTDGQILKLEDFEHICVQFGGQILEVLLIQIVDELVLLYGTRN